Proteins encoded in a region of the Perca fluviatilis chromosome 6, GENO_Pfluv_1.0, whole genome shotgun sequence genome:
- the LOC120560626 gene encoding GTPase IMAP family member 8-like, with protein MAGSAFASELRILVFGKRQNEKTVLSNFITREQYVSDIKISKQCRPTVIYKEWRGKTFTVVKTSDVFSLPEDKVRHEMKMCVALCPPGPNVILLLVKPTDFNEEDRQKFKFILSFFGQDAFKYSMVIKTQNGEVQNASVNQVIIDCRQRQHSINFDKKDLSEHDYQELIDQMENIVTDNKGGHLNCTEETDSMTSKPPLNLVLCGRLETWKMSAANAILGERKFGPFAKSSECVKQQGEVCGRWVSLVELPALYGKPQKAVMEELSRCFTLFDPECIHAFILVLPVGPLTDEDKKEWETIQDTFSSRVNDFTMILIPVESDPNSPAVVKFLKENMHIQELLQTCGERYVVFDLRDKQQVFNVLHAVEKMRAGDSRGFTKKMLVNPRVKNVEKPKSVLKMAYKHQSRECLRMVLIGKTGCGKSATANTILGKQCFKSKACPKSVTEFCRKETGEIDGRTAIIVDTPGLFDTTLTNEEIKRELVKCVSLLSPGPHVFLLVLKIGRFTQEEKDTVELIKEFFGKNSGDYIILIFTRGDDLRNQTFENYIRDGFVEKLIEDCGGRYQVFNNRSSEDQKRAQARELLSNVESMVNRNGGGCYTSEMFQEAEAAIQKEVKRILKEKEEDIQREMMDVENKHKKEIQAKKKELAEQITKTEREKELKAKLIKKEEEINKEQEKMKREEEKREAEERKTKMQDELEQMQWEKSLEAVGEKIKHETEKKETADKTWIENKEALRRGQETWNKERREKWENQYREDQQRREEEQKRLEKLREEYEQEKKEYENQRQQDEIRKQQEEKELMKLQETLLKNLAVIKKKHDQEARKQAEEFNDFRQRYTEDFAAVAEKHDKEMENLKEKQQIHNDLIVRQLTKHKAYQKDFDRLMKKQEQEMNDLTGTLKSPNNENLNKKINELKTKHEDERNNWIQEHVKKAREKTCSIL; from the coding sequence catcTGAACTCAGGATTCTGGTGTTTGGAAAGCGACAAAACGAAAAGACAGTACTAAGTAACTTCATCACAAGGGAACAATAtgtttctgatataaaaatatCAAAGCAATGTAGGCCTACAGTCATCTATAAAGAATGGAGGGGGAAAACATTTACAGTAGTGAAAACCTCAGATGTCTTCAGTCTGCCTGAGGACAAAGTGAGACACGAGATGAAAATGTGCGTGGCTCTTTGCCCCCCTGGACCAAATGTAATCCTGCTATTAGTGAAGCCTACTGACTTCAATGAAGAGGACAGACAGAAATTCAAGTTCATCCTGAGTTTCTTTGGTCAAGATGCATTTAAATACTCAATGGTCATCAAAACGCAAAATGGGGAGGTCCAGAATGCTTCAGTAAACCAAGTCATCATAGACTGCAGACAAAGGCAGCACAGCATTAACTTTGATAAGAAAGATCTTTCCGAACATGATTATCAAGAACTGATTGATCAGATGGAGAACATAGTGACTGACAACAAAGGAGGACATCTAAACTGTACTGAAGAGACTGATTCAATGACTTCCAAACCTCCTCTGAACTTAGTGTTGTGTGGGAGATTGGAAACCTGGAAGATGTCAGCAGCCAATGCTATTCTGGGAGAAAGAAAGTTTGGTCCATTTGCAAAGTCATCAGAGTGTGTTAAACAGCAGGGAGAGGTGTGTGGACGTTGGGTTTCCCTGGTGGAGCTGCCTGCCTTGTATGGAAAACCTCAGAAGGCAGTAATGGAGGAATTATCAAGGTGTTTTACCCTCTTTGATCCTGAGTGCATCCATGCTTTTATCCTAGTCTTACCTGTGGGTCCCCTCACTGATGAAGACAAGAAAGAGTGGGAGACCATCCAGGACACATTCAGCTCTCGAGTCAATGACTTCACCATGATTCTCATCCCTGTGGAGTCAGATCCTAATTCTCCAGCTGTTGTAAAATTTCTTAAGGAGAATATGCACATACAGGAGCTCCTTCAGACCTGTGGAGAACGATATGTTGTCTTTGACCTTAGAGACAAGCAGCAGGTCTTTAATGTGTTGCACGCTGTGGAAAAGATGAGAGCGGGTGACTCCAGAGGTTTCACAAAGAAAATGCTGGTCAATCCACGGgtgaaaaacgttgaaaaacCAAAATCTGTACTCAAAATGGCTTATAAGCATCAGAGTAGAGAGTGTCTCAGGATGGTGCTGATTGGGAAGACTGGTTGTGGAAAGAGTGCAACAGCAAACACTATTTTGGGCAAACAATGCTTCAAATCTAAAGCCTGTCCAAAGTCAGTCACCGAGTTTTGCCGGAAAGAAACAGGAGAGATTGATGGACGGACTGCCATCATAGTCGACACCCCTGGCTTGTTTGACACGACTCTGACCAACGAAGAAATTAAACGGGAGCTTGTGAAATGCGTCAGCTTGTTGTCTCCAGGACCTCATGTGTTCTTATTAGTGCTAAAGATCGGCCGCTTTACCCAAGAGGAGAAAGATACTGTGGAACTGATCAAGGAGTTCTTTGGCAAGAATTCAGGAGACTACATCATTCTCATATTCACAAGAGGAGATGATCTGAGAAATCAAACATTTGAGAATTACATACGGGATGGCTTTGTTGAAAAACTGatagaggactgtggaggaagaTACCAGGTCTTCAATAACAGAAGTTCAGAAGATCAGAAACGTGCTCAAGCAAGAGAGCTACTGAGCAACGTTGAATCAATGGTGAACAGAAATGGTGGGGGCTGCTACACCTCCGAGATGTTTCAAGAAGCTGAGGCAGCCATACAAAAGGAAGTGAAGAGAATCCTGAAGGAAAAGGAAgaagacatacagagagagatgatggacgttgaaaataaacataaaaaagaaatccaggcaaagaaaaaagaattggCAGAACAAATAACCAAAACTGAACGAGAAAAAGAACTGAAAGCCAAACTAAttaagaaagaggaggaaatcAATAAGGAGCAGGAAAAGatgaagagagaagaagaaaagagagaagcaGAGGAAAGGAAGACAAAAATGCAAGATGAACTTGAACAAATGCAGTGGGAAAAAAGTCTTGAAgctgtgggggaaaaaataaaacatgaaactgaaaaaaaggaaactgcTGACAAAACATGGATAGAAAACAAAGAGGCATTGAGAAGAGGACAAGAGACTTGGAATAAGGAAAGAAGGGAAAAGTGGGAGAACCAATATCGAGAAGATCAACAGAGACGAGAGGAGGAGCAAAAACGACTTGAAAAACTCAGAGAAGAATatgaacaagaaaaaaaagaatatgaaaACCAAAGACAACAAGATGAAATCAGAAAACAACAAGAGGAGAAAGAATTAATGAAACTACAAGAAACCCTTTTGAAAAATCTGGCTGTAATCAAGAAAAAACATGACCAAGAGGCCAGAAAGCAAGCTGAAGAATTCAATGATTTCAGACAGAGATACACCGAGGACTTTGCAGCTGTGGCGGAAAAGCATGACAAGGAAATGGAGAATCTGAAGGAGAAGCAACAAATACACAATGATTTGATTGTACGCCAACTGACCAAACACAAAGCATATCAGAAAGACTTTGATAGATTGatgaaaaaacaagaacaagaaaTGAATGACCTGACAGGGACACTTAAATCGCCaaacaatgaaaatctgaacaaaaaaatcaatgaaCTAAAGACAAAACATGAGGACGAAAGAAATAACTGGATACAAGAACATGTAAAGAAAGCCAGAGAAAAGACCTGTTCCATTTTATGA